Part of the Arachis hypogaea cultivar Tifrunner chromosome 6, arahy.Tifrunner.gnm2.J5K5, whole genome shotgun sequence genome, atataaattgaaaACTACATCTCTTCTTTTACCTTAAAAAGATTATTCTAGTATTAATTGGTTATGCTTAATTTCAAGCATCATAGCCAGGGAAAAAAAATTTACTAGCATCCATTACACTTTATTAATATGTTAGGTTACGTTTCTGAGATATAAAATTGTATTAATGTTCTGTTAAtttctgtattttatttatttttatttttttcaaaatcaaatggaATAACGGTAAAAAACATAACCTCATCACGATAAAAGATGATAATGATGGGGTATAATGTCAATAATGGAAGTATGTTCAACACTATAGTTACTTAtgcatgagagagagagaagccaAATGAGCGTTGTCTTGAAGGAGCAGTTCACACCTTCACAAGGTGACAACTTATATTTATcattaatctaaaaatatttattttgaatttttcatccattatataaataaattgaactttatttaataataaaaatccaaGAGTTAATTGGAATACTTTGGTTTCTAATTTATTCATAACTGATCACAACTGAAACGGTAACGGTAGTTAATCTAACTAATCTTGATCTGATGAGGCTTTGTTTGTTTTGTTGCAGGAgatagaagaattcgaaaatgGTGGTAGCAGAGGCGGAGATGAACAACAACTCCCAGGGAGAAGTGCAATCGCCGGTAATCCAAGTGGGAGAGCAGCAAGCCGGGAAGAACAACCACCACCCATTCTCCTCCCTCGGGAGACAATCATCCATATATTCTCTGACCTTAGATGAGTTCCAGCACACACTGTGTGAGAGTGGCAAGAACTTCGGATCCATGAACATGGACGAGTTTCTTAGTAGCATATGGAATGCAGAAGAGAACCAAGCCATAGTAAACTCTTCTAACAACATCACCAATAATAACACACCACTAGGTGAAGCTTCTTCTGCAATGATGAGGGAACAGCAGCAGAGTCTCCATCGGCAAGGATCACTCACTATTCCTGCGCCTTTAAGCCGGAAAACCGTGGAGGAGGTTTGGTCTGAAATACATAATAAAGTGGAACAGACTCAGCAGCAACAGCAGCACCATCATCAGCAGAGCAAGAGCAGCAACAGCAATGGCGCCATGCATACAGAGATTACTTATCGCCAGCCAACCTTTGGGGAGATGACTTTGGAGGATTTCTTGGTCAAAGCAGGGGTAGTTCGGGAACAATGTGCAATGCCGGGGATACCACAACCACTAGCAGCTtctcatcaccatcaccatcctcATCATCAGCAGCAGCAGTATGGGGTGTATTCTGGTAACAACTCTGCAGCAATGGCTCCTTCTTCTTTTGTTGGAAGGACTATTATCGGTGGTGGTGCTGTGGTTGCGGCTGCTTCGCCGTACCAGGCAGAGCCTTCTGGATACCCTGGGAGTAGTGGCAAGAGGGATGGTGGCGGCGGAGCATACCCTACACCGGGTTCCGCCGGCGGGGTTTGTTATGGAGGGAGGGTGGTGAATGGAGGGGGTGGGTACGGGGTAGGGCCCTTGAGCCCGGGCTCTTCGGACGGGGTGGGCACTGGGGAGGGTCAGTATGGGGTTGAGATGGGTGTGTTGAGGGGGCGCAAGAGGATGGTGGATGGTCCTGTCGAGAAGGTCGTCGAGCGACGGCAGCGGAGGATGATTAAGAACAGAGAATCTGCTGCTAGATCCAGAGCCAGAAAACAGGTGCTCTATTGCtctttttcattcattcattgataTTATTGTTTGTGGTGTCTACCAAACAAGACCTTGTTTCTCTACATCTCAAGTTTATGGTGTTAAATGTTGTTGCTTAATAATTTGATATAAACAGCTTGATTCATACCATGAGTGACATGTATGGTACCATGATCTCAAGAATATTGAATGAGTTAGAACAACAAAACTGCTTCTTAGTTCTTAAAGTCTTTTCAGATAATGCGTGTGTGAACTCAAGTTTCTGACCTCTAAGTTGCATTT contains:
- the LOC112696693 gene encoding protein ABSCISIC ACID-INSENSITIVE 5 encodes the protein MVVAEAEMNNNSQGEVQSPVIQVGEQQAGKNNHHPFSSLGRQSSIYSLTLDEFQHTLCESGKNFGSMNMDEFLSSIWNAEENQAIVNSSNNITNNNTPLGEASSAMMREQQQSLHRQGSLTIPAPLSRKTVEEVWSEIHNKVEQTQQQQQHHHQQSKSSNSNGAMHTEITYRQPTFGEMTLEDFLVKAGVVREQCAMPGIPQPLAASHHHHHPHHQQQQYGVYSGNNSAAMAPSSFVGRTIIGGGAVVAAASPYQAEPSGYPGSSGKRDGGGGAYPTPGSAGGVCYGGRVVNGGGGYGVGPLSPGSSDGVGTGEGQYGVEMGVLRGRKRMVDGPVEKVVERRQRRMIKNRESAARSRARKQAYTVELEAELNQLREENAQLKQALAEFEKRRKQQCCEEEMNVRVQTKAQKATEKLRALRRNQSCPL